The proteins below come from a single Pleuronectes platessa chromosome 3, fPlePla1.1, whole genome shotgun sequence genomic window:
- the LOC128437034 gene encoding voltage-dependent calcium channel gamma-4 subunit-like — MACCERGVQTLVAIVGAFAAFSLMTIAIGTDYWLYSRAYICNTTNVSSDDNQMQPKKVRGDLTHSGLWRICCIEGINKGSCFRINHFPEDNDYDTDSSEYILRIVRASSLFPILSNALLMLGGLCVGVGRIYSGRNNILLSAGILFVAAGLSNIIGIIVYISSNAGDPSDKKDEDKKNHYNYGWSFYFGALSFIVAESVGVLAINIYIEKNKDTRFRARHDFIKTIPSSSPYYRIPSSRHRRRRSRSSSRSSDPSREPSPVGMKIGGGSGGGGAGRGFGMGLPMGDISLYALSRDPLKGASGTAGPYSPERDSGFLQVHNCFQKDMKDGVNRRTTPV; from the exons ATGGCATGTTGTGAGCGAGGGGTTCAGACCCTCGTGGCCATCGTGGGGGCCTTCGCCGCGTTCAGCCTTATGACCATCGCAATCGGCACCGACTACTGGCTCTACTCCCGCGCGTACATCTGCAACACCACCAATGTTTCCTCGGATGACAACCAGATGCAGCCCAAGAAAGTGAGAGGCGACTTGACGCACTCTGGTCTGTGGAGGATCTGCTGCATCGAAG GTATCAATAAAGGAAGCTGTTTCCGGATCAATCACTTCCCAGAGGATAACGACTACGACACAGACAGCTCTGAGTACATCTTAC GTATAGTACGTGCCTCCAGCCTGTTCCCCATCCTGAGCAACGCCCTGCTGATGCTGGGTGGCCTGTGTGTCGGTGTTGGACGCATCTACAGCGGCAGGAACAACATCCTGCTCAGTGCTGGCATCCTGTTCGTGGCTGCAG GCCTGAGCAACATCATCGGCATCATCGTCTACATCTCGAGCAACGCCGGCGATCCCAGTGACAAGAAAGACGAGGACAAGAAAAACCACTACAACTACGGCTGGTCCTTTTATTTCGGCGCCCTCTCCTTCATCGTGGCCGAGTCGGTGGGCGTTCTTGCCATCAACATTTACAtcgagaaaaacaaagacacgCGCTTCCGAGCCAGGCACGACTTCATCAAAACCATACCCTCCTCTTCACCTTACTACCGCATCCCGAGTTCCCGCCACAGACGAAGGCGCTCACGCTCCAGCTCCAGGTCGTCTGACCCGTCCCGTGAGCCCTCCCCGGTCGGGATGAAGATCGGTGGAGgtagtggtggaggaggagcaggaagagggtTTGGAATGGGGTTGCCGATGGGGGATATATCCCTGTACGCCCTTAGTAGGGACCCCCTGAAGGGCGCAAGTGGGACTGCAGGGCCCTACAGCCCTGAGAGGGACTCTGGGTTTTTACAAGTCCACAACTGCTTCCAGAAGGATATGAAAGACGGGGTGAACAGGAGGACCACGCCGGTATGA